In one Chitinophaga sancti genomic region, the following are encoded:
- a CDS encoding EVE domain-containing protein, protein MNYWLVKSEPFKYSWEQFMKDGKTFWDGVRNYQARNNMKAMKKGDQVLFYHSNEGLAVVGIAKVAKEFYQDPTTPDPNWVVIDLQPVKAFKEQVTLAQMKAEKRLENFQLIRQGRLSVCAVTEDEFNTILEMGGMKK, encoded by the coding sequence ATGAATTATTGGTTAGTTAAGTCGGAGCCATTTAAATATTCCTGGGAGCAATTCATGAAGGATGGAAAGACCTTCTGGGATGGGGTGAGAAATTACCAGGCCAGGAATAATATGAAGGCGATGAAGAAGGGCGACCAGGTATTGTTTTACCATAGCAATGAAGGTTTGGCAGTAGTAGGTATCGCGAAAGTGGCGAAGGAGTTTTATCAGGATCCGACTACGCCTGATCCGAACTGGGTGGTGATAGACCTGCAACCTGTGAAGGCTTTTAAAGAGCAGGTGACGCTGGCGCAGATGAAAGCGGAGAAGCGGCTGGAGAATTTTCAGTTGATCAGGCAGGGCCGGCTTTCAGTGTGTGCGGTGACGGAAGATGAATTTAATACCATCCTTGAAATGGGTGGGATGAAGAAATAA
- a CDS encoding (Fe-S)-binding protein — translation MNVQLFIPCFVDQLFPETAFNMVKVLEKLGCNVSYNANQTCCGQPAFNAGYWDESRAVATKFLKDFHTFDYIVAPSGSCTGFVRNYYGKLFDNSAAHNDVKLLRKQLYEFTEFLTEVLHVSDLGATLNGVATYHDSCAALRECHIKQGPRNLLSKVKGLELTEMNDCETCCGFGGTFAVKYEPISIGMGEQKVHNAIATGADYLISTDLSCLMHLDGYIKKHDLNIKTMHIADVLASGW, via the coding sequence ATGAACGTTCAGCTTTTTATCCCCTGCTTTGTAGATCAGTTATTCCCCGAAACAGCCTTCAATATGGTAAAAGTATTGGAGAAGCTGGGCTGTAACGTTAGTTACAATGCCAATCAAACCTGTTGTGGTCAGCCTGCTTTTAATGCCGGGTATTGGGATGAATCGAGAGCAGTGGCAACCAAGTTTCTAAAGGATTTTCACACCTTTGATTATATCGTAGCACCCAGCGGTTCCTGCACTGGGTTTGTACGTAATTATTACGGTAAGTTGTTCGACAATTCTGCCGCGCATAATGATGTAAAACTGTTGCGTAAGCAGCTGTATGAGTTTACGGAATTTCTGACGGAGGTGCTGCATGTTTCTGATCTGGGAGCGACGCTGAATGGTGTAGCTACGTATCATGATTCCTGTGCAGCACTGAGAGAGTGTCATATCAAGCAGGGGCCCAGGAATCTCCTGAGTAAGGTGAAAGGACTGGAACTGACGGAGATGAATGATTGTGAAACCTGCTGTGGCTTTGGTGGTACTTTCGCTGTGAAATATGAACCAATTTCTATTGGAATGGGGGAACAGAAGGTACATAATGCCATTGCTACAGGAGCGGATTACCTGATCTCTACAGATCTTTCCTGCCTGATGCACCTGGACGGTTATATTAAAAAACACGACCTGAATATTAAGACGATGCATATTGCCGATGTGTTGGCGAGTGGGTGGTAG